The DNA region GCCGTAAGTGTCAACCAGGAGTTAGGGAAAGGACTATAACTTACAATACCTgaataaaaacactgcatagaAATGATCTTTTGTCTTACTTGGAAACACATTCTTCTAAAACTGAATGGTTTTGCTCTGACTGCAGTATGGCCCAGTTTAACTGTAAACTTTGTACTGTCCAGTCTTCAGACAGGTCTACAGAGAGGCTGAGTCTTGACAGAGTCCTCCCACTCAGCAGTGTACAGAGCACAAGGACCAAAGAGTACAACATCCCCTCCTCCGCACCCTGCTGAGATCGACAGAGCGGGCGCAACCCAGTGAGTAAACATCTCTCTGGGGATCCCTCTCTGCTTCTCCTGTCTCTGACTGTTCGCTGCTTTCTGTGGAGTAACGAGAACAAAGTCTGTCTATTGGCTGAGGTATCGTGCTGGCGCCTGAACACATCCACAGAGAATCTGAGCagattttcttcctctctctatctctctctgtctgtcgcGTGCTGTCCCCCCATTCCTCGCTGTCAGACAGCGTTTCATTCACTCCTGCTCGTTTGCCGTCTCACGGATTTTTCACTGTCCTCATTCTTTCGGTTTTTGGGCTCCCCTTTGAGTAAACTCCTCCCCATCACTCGCCCTCTTTTCTCGGCTAAGTGAATTTTCTCATTCATCACTTTATCCATCACACTACATTCTCCGAGAGccagtctctctgtctcctttacGGCTGACCCATGGATTCCTTCCGTTCTGTCATCTTCCTCAATCTTGGCCTCCCTAGTTTCCTCTTCCACACCGCCTTCTCTGTCACTTGACATCATTCACGCTTTTCCTTCTGCTCTTTTTGTTGATCTTAGCAGtcacctgtctctctctctctattcaTTTCTTGCTTGACACTGGCCACactctgcctcctcttcctcgtttTGGCTTCCCAGAGCCCCCATGCTGGTTTGTGTCTGTGGGCTATGTCCTTGAACAGAGGTCAGGTGGATTTCCTGTGGTTTGAGGGGTGACTCCTCATGCTCCTGTTTGTGTGCGTacgagtgtgtctgtgtgtttggggAGGGAGAGTAAATGTTATTTctgagcgtgtgtgtttgtaaaagcTCAAGGACGTGtttgcgtatgtgtgtgttttctctacATACAGGGGAGGGGCTATGCATGTTCTTTCCTGCCAGTGATTGCCCTTGACATACACACAAGAGGATGAGCACACACCTGACTGCCTAGATTTGTGTGTGCGGCGTATTCATGTGTGCGTCCATGCTCGTGTTTCCTCAGGATAAACAATGCCATCCAACCCTATTATGAAGCTGCTGAGCAAACTGACACTGATTGTACGCAGCGCCCAtgttcacaaacaaaacacgaAACTCCGTCTCTGATTCAACTTACACATGCAGGATGACACGAGTGCGTCAGACTTTTTGGGCCAAGATGGCTACACTTGACCTCAATCACTCCATATGGAGAGCACAGTGGGAAGGAGGAGGGCGGAGACTCGCCGCACAGCCCACACCTGAGCGGTTACCGCAGCAACAGCAAGTGGAACAGTTGGCTGGCGTCGCCTGGCTGAAATAATGAATTACCTAGAAAAGCCCACTGGGAAGCATAGACGGCTGCTGGCAGTTCACTGGAGGTTTGGAAGCATGGATCTTCATTCTCTGCGTAATAAACTGGTCATTTGGCTGTCTGGGGAACAGTGCTAATTGCTGggcagagtgagattcagagtGGAGCACCTACCTGAGCGTTTTGGTGGTCATGTCAGCTGCTGTGATGCCATGATACACCAGCGTTTCGTTCCACACTGGGTTCAGCGTATTCTTCAGGGTTTTTGTGCGTAGCTTGTTTgcctgaggagacaaagaagaaatattaaaaaagaaacccATGGCAAGGGAAGGATCAAAAGAGGAATGTTTTAAGGGTGAAGGAGGGAACTCATCAGAatcagagaaagagagtgaaagaaagagaaTAAAAGATCATGAAAAGGAAGCAAAACGAGTAACACTGAAAGATCaagaaggaaagacagagagagagaaagagagtgtggAAACATCATTTATCTCTGTCCCTCAGGAAATGGCAGACATCTGCTGCCTACTTTGTAGAGGAGAGTGAGAGGACGGGAGGCTTCCCTCGCCTCACCTGTCCGTCTGTCTCCTCCCCAACATGATAAGACAGTGCATTAGCACCAGCCAGACCTCCAAAACAAGCACTGTGTcccaaacacaacacaacacagcagccaATTAAGTTGCACAACACATTCAGCATGAAAAATTAAAGCTTTCCAAGACAGGAAATGCCCACGAGCCCTTAATAGCTTCACCATccataaataaagtttgcagccaCTTGCTGCTTCATTCCCCACCGTTGCCTTCAGGATGTCTTCATTttgtttaagtttttatttgggattttcttttatatgtattttaatgtttataaaCCCTTCAGGCAATTGGTTGCGCAACCCAATAAAATTCACTTTTGCTGACTCCCTAGATACATAATTCCACACAAGCCAAACCTCTGGCCGAAATTACAAATTTCTAGAgacatttttattataaaatgtGGGTTAATAAGAACTTATAGAGCCGAGGGCAGAACTAATTGGCTGTTTAGAGCTGCAGGAGTGGCTAACAGTGGTGGAGAGTATTTACTTAAGTACTATAAGTAGCACTGAGGTGCTTCTGCTTCATTTTagtgtttcagttttttttactttaattctGCTCCACTACGTTTTTCCACAGCTATACCTGCTATGACGTTGcagatttaaatttaaaataccTATCGTGAGGATATAGTATATGCTAAAGGATAAGTCTagtaattaatttttttatcattgtaaaaaaaaatagcattaaAAGACCAACAACAAACTGATCATACTAGCAAGTATAATCTTCGCAGCCAAAGCTCAATATAGAGTagcttattcctctgtgccacaggGCTCTATTAGCGTGCGTGAAACTATTAAAATTACCCCCAGTGATTTAGCACATCCTCTAAAGGCTTAGTAAAACAGATTTAAACCAATAGCATGACTCTACAACCAGGAGGCCAGTGAGCAGATGTCCAAAATGAAGGCAGGGGGTTGAACAGGCAAAACTTAGGCAGGCAGAGAAAAATGGCAGAAACCCATGGGCTAGTATATGCTTGCAGGCTAATCAGGATGTGGGTGGGGGAGCTCAGGTGAAACTCTCCAATCAGACTCCCAAAATACCAAAACCCAGGAGTGCTACTCAGAATCATACCCCTCCAAATAGACCACTAAGTGAAGACCTCTCAGCCTACTGGCAGGACTTAAGTTGGTGCCTAATGGTGAAGGCAGGTTTGCCATTCATGGGAGGATGGTGGGGGCCTTGGGAAGGGCTGAAGTGAGTTATTCCACACAGCCTTGATCCGGAAGACACAGAAAGTGGGGTTGATCCACATGAACTGGAGCTAATAAAGAATGACTGCAACTGGGTTGATAACTGTGGGGATGAAGAAAGGGCCCACAAAGCAAGGAGCCACTTTCCTAGACTCCACTCTCAGAGTTAGGCCCCACATAGCCAGCCAGACCCTGTGTCTCAAGAAGTAGCACGGGGCTGGAGTGCGGCACCAGTTGGAGCTCTTCTGACAACATTCAGAGGTGCAGATGAGTGAGATGTGGGCCTTCATCAAGGTATGGTGACAATtgcaaacaaaactgaactgtGGGGACACTGGCCTCCTTTTCTTGTTTAGGGAAGGCTAATGGCAGAGCTGGAAATTGTGCTATGTGTGCACCCTATTCACAGCAGTTGTTTGAACCACAAGACAGGATCGTGAGAGGAGATGCAGAGCAGAGCCATCTCCATGTTCTGGTTCAAGCACTCTGAAACCTCTAATCCTTAACGGATTGCTGGGAAAAAACGGCACCTACTCCTGCCTCAAAGGCGTCAACCTCCACCACAAAGTGGCATGAGGGATTCAGGAAGGTTGAGGATGGGAGCTGTTTTGAGATGATGCTGTATCTATGTAATTACAAATGAAGTATCGGTAGAAATTACCGAACTCCAGGACGACTATTTGCAAGTGGGAGGGACAGGCCAGAGGCCACAGATGTAATTTAGTTGTATAGCCAACTCTGGCTAAACCAATAATGAATAAGTTCATGACTGCATTGACCTTGATGGGGTCCATCTGGATGCTACCTGCAGCGACAGTGAGCCCCAGGAATGACACCTCAGAGACATAAATCTCACACTTCTCTGCCTGAATGAAcagctgcttttccagcagtcACTACTCCTGGAAAAGATCAGAATGTCATCCAAATATACCAAAACTAACTTGTCCAGCATGTCCCATAGCACATCTTTCACAACAGCTTGAAGAACTGTTGGAGCATTGGTCAGGCTCAAAGGTATCACCATTCAAAGTGGCTGCCTGGTGTGTTAAAGACACACCAACAGGGTCATCATTAGGGTTACAGTATTCTGGAGATTTTATAGAGCTCCTttcagagccacagaagacattatacaactgttttcacaggctcATGACAACTAACCTGACCTTCATGTGTAAAATCtgtggagtgcccctttaaaaacagtttgagTCCATCTCACATAGACTGTCCTGATACCATAAATACTCACTAGAGTGTACTATTCCaacactgaaaatagtccccaaaaTTGCAATATTTAGGATGCAATTACACCAAATCTGGTATTGCAGGAGTGTGTCACTTACAGTAAATGGCCCATTTGTGGGGGATTGGAGGTTAAAAGTCAATCTCCCCAGCTAAACAACTGTACTAGCCCCAAAAGtccctaaaaaagaaaaaaaaaacctattgTACGAGATACTATCTTGTGCGCATGAGATAGTATCTTGCACAATAGTTCTTTTTTCTGAGTATTTGTCTTTGGTACGTTTATTTTTGTCTGCTTAAAGATCTAGCGTGTAGGACTTAATGGCACCTAGTGGTGAGATTGTAGACCAGcaaccagtgttgggtaagggttactttaaaagtaattaaagtactttttaaaaaagtaaccagttactttactgtgttactccctgaataaagtaactcaagtacatttaaagtacttccaacgttactccctgagaaaagtaactcaagcacttttaaagtacttttgagtattctacatttcctattgggcaatggaccacagggcactaagcctacattttttgtctccaaaattaaagttatggaccacttgcccttcactgagatccaattctcccatcacagccgtcactttgaccagtagaaacacagcacgatctgctgccgtagacaactgtatgacaacaacaccccggcgtttttaatatttcctctagggatgttaccacacagagtaaaagggggaaatgatggtgtgaaacagcagaggcactttgtcaatcCGCTGAGTTAaccttactgtcattagcatcaagctagcaaacaatggtacatcctcacagtcggacataaagtaataacattaacaaatagcggtggggcttttactcaccacaactgcagaggctcccagcttcatttgaaacaaactacattatagacggtccgttatttagtaatccctctgtatcttctatctatctatctgtacTTTTTATCGGCTCCCGTTGTCTCCATAAAGTTAATACAttgcgccgtcatttcaaactcaacacttcctgattttacttcaaattaaaagccccttataacctcggctgagagaatccctccattttctaaataggcttttattctgaaacatttgtaggaacttggttgtggaggatacagtagcttgaatgtttacgtacagtacttcaaatgtagctcctgccatctgctgacgcttttaaatgactacaacaacatgtcggctggcacatgaacacacacagtgactcaaataattgtcagagtaataaaaataggacaagaataacccgatgacatcacacacaccgtgaaagatgaccggggataattggtgagtaccatggtgtagtgtgtcatgtctgtcggccaagtcacagcacGATTTTATGGCTCcacaatcatgtaatgtgacatagtgactttcagaacgggcagaaaagtcatgtagtgtgtaccaggcataatgaaagtcctgagtctgaccgGTCTGTCaacgagtcctactccacctttttttagactccaccgtagacaacggcatcatttcttctaccacgtagcgagccacaagcttcatggcTTCTTTTGGACTGATAGATTTAACGtcatctccgttattagaaccaaaaggcagttgttgctgtttcagagctgaaggaccagtgtTCTAAAATTAATGGAAATAACTGATGGCTTGTAGAAAATGTACTCatgtatttgattactcaaacagcaaactaacgcgttaggttactcattactgcaaaaactaatcaaagtactctaaagcgttactttgtaacgcgttataccaAACTCTGCTTGCAACCAAGTGAAACTTCTAcagtgtgccaagcatgtaggagaactacagcagccaacacaaaaatgtgaaagtatAACAAAAccaatggccctatctagaagAAGACCTGCtacctatgtagatataaacaggtaactctaaggtaatgaaaacaaagtgattcttagtttcaggtgattatacactaaagaaaatatacttatcttattttccatttctgtcaacGTATCCCGctgaatccttcacactggacctttaaaaggtCTGTAGGATTCCTTTTGATTATCATTACTTGAGTATCTCTATTGCCGCAATagacacacatgtaaacatacaTTTAGAGCCAGTGCTCTTCTTTGTAGCATAGTGCACAAGCTGTtaataaacacattattttttaccCACTATAACAAtatctttatatttaaaaatagaaagAGACTGCATTACCACTACTTTATTACTACTTTATTATTGGACTGCAGGAGTCTTTCTGGTCTGAGCACAGATTGCAACATTGGCCACTGCAGCGTGACATCAGGTTGCACTTCACCAAAAGCTGAATCTGTTTCAACTTTTCACCGCAGATCGCtgcaatattttatttatttttttggcacacCACCACAGCCGCAAGCATTAGAGGAATTCGCCAACATGCTTTGTATCACATCAATGTGGGTAGTTTGTGTAAATTAATTATGGTAAACTTAAATGTGTTATCTGGTGGAGTTTTGTTGGCACCAATGCTGCCACCACGGACACAAACTCTAGGCAGTGCTAATCTAATATAATCAAGATTATAGTACTGcactgcctatttcttgcctaaaatgttttcataaacatattttagcacCCTACTTAGCTGTAATAGTGAGAGTTTGTtgacaggaagtgggcgccataatgtttcctgtattgtaaaaatagGTAAAACGAAGCAGTACTGATCAAATAAAAATTAAGATTCTGTTACAGAGTTGCATTTTTCTcgtctcaaatgttttcagaatcgTGTTTCAGCTGACTGTTGAGCTGTAATACagatcatttgttaccagctggccaCCACTGTGTCAGACAGATGAGTTTGCATCACGCCACGCACCAACTGGAACATTTAATGGTCTGGTGTGGCACAGAGCATTCTAGTAGTTGTAGgatttgttttctctggtcatgtagcaccactttcaaaaatatttgcatCTTTTTACTGCATAGATAGACTAGTTTTATAAAAGCCCATCTTTCCAACAGTCGAATGAGTTGGAGAAGTGATGTTTTTGCGGCGGATTTGGTGTGTATGCAGCCTAACTCCTGCATGAGAATGTTTGATCAGAACGACAGTGCCCAGCTTTTAGGGAGTTGTTTATTTGAAATTATGTATTTGTGAcccatttttaaagatttgcaTCTTCAGTAGGAACACTTTGCTCGGGGCTCAGTGCCACAGCTCTGCACAGAGAAGTATGAAAGTATTGAGAGAAGGACGAACAAATTGTTGATCTTGGTCTTCTCTTGGGATTTGttgacataaacaaaaaaatagagcATCGACTGCCTTCAAAATGGTCAGAAATATCTCCACCTCTACCAGTCACACTAAGATGCTGCCATTGTAATACATTAGTAACACTGGGACTGAGCCATATGGCATCATGTCATTCTCTATTATTAATACTTTTCCTAAAGTAAAATTTGGAAGGCAGGACCTTTTTCTGTAAGACagtatttttactttagatTACGGTATGGCTATTTTTATTCAAGTGAAGGCTCTGCCACCACTGGTGTTTATGCATAACTATGTGTCTACACATACACTCAGCTGGTAAAGAAAGTGTGTAGACTGTTCTCTCCAAATACTCTTGCTCGTGTCTGAAGCTTCGCAGATAAACACCTCAtctttcgctctctctctcttttcctttctgCCACAGTCAGCCTCTTGCTAACGCCTCAGGGCCAGATGCTGAGCCCTTCTCTTCCATCTTCTCTCTCCCTTACTCTGTTTTTGTTCccacatcccattgttctgccTGTGCTGCCTTCCCCTCTCACTCCCTTCCCTCCCGTCACTGTCCTTTTCATTCTCCATTTTCTGCTGGAAAGTTTTGGCTTATCTACAAGAGTCAGCCCCCAAGAGCTCGCTCCATGAAGGGAACAAGTGTTTTCGATGCGTGTCATTTGTTTGATTCATTAATGTGCGGGACGAGACGTTCACTAGCAGAGTCACGACTTGACCTGCACAGCTGTATGTGTGCCAGCACAACTCGACAAAACAACTATTTCGCAAAATAATCGTTGTCCCTGATTGACTGAATTGGGTTGGTtttctgagcacacatccaagcACATGCTACATCTACAAACACTTAAACACCAGTTCCTTCTACGTGCCCTCTGTCACTCCGTGCCTGCATTTTCCCCCTACACTGGTGCTTTTGCATCTGTTTCTAAATGTTTTATCTCTAGCCCTCCATCTGTCCATCACACcctcctgtctttctctccatctgccTGCGTGGATCTTTTTTGCTTGTTccgcactctctctctctcaatcccTACTTCCCAGAGCTGTGGATGAAGAGTATGGCTGTGAGTGAATTTTCCATGCACATCGACTAGGAATGGGAAGATGAAAACACCAATGACCAACAGAGACTCCAGGCTACTACTGTGTCTGtatacatgtttgtgtgtgggacTGAGGGAGGGGGTGatcgaggaggaggaacagaTGAAGGCAGCGTCTCTGTGTGACTGTAACTAAAGCCTTAGCATGTGTCTGCAAAGACGCAAGGTCATGCGCCGCAtgtgttgcagtgtgtgtttccagcatGCTGAACTGTACACTGGTTAGAGAGCGCGTGCTGGAGGATGTGAAAAGGAGTGGGGCCGGAGAAGACAtgtgtctctgctctctgtgttttgACAACTCATTTCTTTCACAGAAACTGAAACCTTTTTGTGTTCTGGATTACTCATTGCAACGTTTGCATGCTGAGTCTGGACGAGGAGTGGGTgggtgtgtgagcgtgtgtccGTCATGCTCACTTCTGCACGTGCATGCTCCCACTTTTCAAGTGACGTGTCTCCCGTCTGGTGGGTATTTAACAAACGGCTGTTCATGGGTACTTACCTACTCATTGACGCTTTCTCTGCAACCCCCCCCACCACTACCTCCACCCCCCCATCAACACTCGGCTGTTGACGTGAGCCGTGTAACAATCCTCcctgtttccatgacaaccacctgctgctgtcctcccctcatctgtctctccctccctccttttctccattccctctctctctctctctctctctcccccttttccCCCTCTCAGTTGTCTCCCTTCTCTCCGCACACTGTTGGTATTTCAAGGTCAAAGAGGGTCACAGCCAGATAgtgagatagagacagagatagGGGTGGAAAGTGGGGAAAGGAGAGCGATAACAATGCGAGAGAAGACACAGAGGGAGGCTGGAGGACAAAAAAATCCCCCAGACGTTGTTATTGTTAGCACCTTAGACCTCAGACGGTCGCCTTATTCAACCTAGCTTGGCTCGCCGTCCTCCCTGCACTTATCATAACCTCGTTTTGTGTCAACCTTGagccaaaatggctgacaacaggtTGCACTCTGCCATAGCTGTGGGGTTGCTGTTGCGGTGAGCCTTATCTTCCCTGCTGTTTGAGCCGAAAACAAGACAAGAGAGGTGCAGCAGACCTGAACATGTTTGTGCTTGATAAAGCGGAGCATCGGACGAGCCACATTAAGCGGTAACCAACTGAAATGCTCCCCGCTCAACGGCTTGCAATGACACATTAATTTAGCCCACTGccaagttgttgttgtgtttttttctggcaaGAGTTTTTTGACCTTTGTCTGAATCAACAAGGGAGACTATTATGTGCAAAAAGTAAataacagttttgttttctagTTGAATCACATGTGAAATGTTTCCTATTTTCAGTCTTTTCAGCAAGTTGATTGTAGATTGTCTTCTAGCAGCAGATTGTGTGTGATTGGGAAGTGTCAGTGTCTGGTAGCATGTTACGTTAATTGCCATTGAGGTAAGGTTGGAGCAGTGACCTTGCTAGCCCCGGGGAGAAGATGAAGCTTGACGTATGGATCAGCCAGTCCATTGGAGTCCATGGCTTTCAGTCCCTGTGgacacaagcagacacacacagacacacacacgcatgctgTAGTGTCAAAGGTGACGTCATCATGCCCTCAAACACTTCACACAACTGACAGGGTCAGAAAAAGACAGCGGATATGACAGACCTCTTCTACTGTAGTTACATCTCCATGGCGCTTCTGGGTATTTCTTTCCATGCCACTGTTTCCTACCATCCTTGACTCCTTTGTGTTGTCCTCAAGGGAACCGTTCAGCGAGATTTACATAATTAACATCATGTGACAGTACACAATATGTAATAAAAGGCGCGTGTCCTTGTGCGATGGCCAAACTAAATGTGTCTGCTACAGCGACAGAGTGACATTATCCAACATTTCACAGCGCCATGAGATGATTTAGTCTGGAATTGACAAGCTGCTGAGGGTGTGTGGCAAACACGTTACTTTAAAAagcttgagagagagagagagcaaccTGACGTCTTGtgcaaacataaaaaacattacaGGAGAACGTTTCCATTTGGACTTCAAGGGGAATTACacaaccacacagacacagacagacagaagccTGTTTATATGAAGAAGAAATTGAAATTGTGTGTACCTTTGCTTTGTGAATAGTACAATGAAGACAGTTGTTCTCCTGATCAAAGAGCAGGGTGAACTCCAACGTTCCCAGGTAGgctgaaaacaacacaaaccgTGGCAATTACTGCCAGTAAAGGGACAAACACACTcagtcatacacacactgaaaagcTCTGAGTCATATCTGTAGCAGATGGCCTCTTAAAAACATGATGCTGCCTAATATGAATTGATCTGTCTTGTTTAATTACTGTTTGGGAATGAGCAGAAACTTTGCAGGCTGAGCCCCACTATCGCTACATTGTCTAATAAATCATCGGTGCTGCTGTGTCAAATAAAGTGGGAGTGACAAACGCTCTTGGAGAAATGCTTGACTCCACAATTACTCTTCAGGCATATGTTGTGCTTCTGTGGAAaatgcaggggaaaaaaagatgtctCCTCTCCAGAGTTTTggaagtgtttgttttgcctTGTAAATTTCACATGAATAAACACATGCACGCAATATTCAACACAACTTCACCACTAAACTTTGAAGGCCCTCCTCAGAActcactgtcatcatcatcagagtCGACTGCCTCCTCCCTGTCTCCGTCGTtgtcccccctcctctccccatcCTTGTATCCTCCGCCCGTCTCCCCATTAAAAGTCTCCTCTTTCAGGATCTTCTTCTCCCTTGGGGGTGGTGGCGTGCAGGGGTAGTCGTGGAAACGTGGGAAGAAGTCTGAGATCTGTGGGATGGGGAGGATGGGGCCCGGGCACACGTTGATGGCAAAGTGCTCCTGCATAGAGATCTTGACTGGCGAGGGCGGGGGCGGGCCAGCAGAGTGGGGCGTCGCCATGGGGGAGGAGGCGGATGAGGaaggggtggaggtggaggaggaaggggggatGGCCaggtgggaggtggaggggggaggCGGGGGTTTGGAGACGCTCATGTCGACTGTCGAACGGGACtgaaaatgaacagaaaaagaaataaaatgaggtGAGAAAGAGAGCTGAGATcagaggggaggaagagacaTGTAAGTTGCATCCTCCGCCTCCTCTAAGTGTCCTAATCTATTCAAGGCAACTTTGTCAATATGTTAAAAtcacagcacatttaaaacatccTGAGGAAAACTGAAGCATCTGTCTATTTCCATCCATTGATGCAAACCTGACTTCTCAACAGCCAAAATAGAATCTGCCAGAACCTTTGGCACTTCAAGTGTGACTCACACATTGTGTCAGCACACCGAGTCTGTGCTCTGAATTAATATTCAAATGTAGTGCTGTAAAGTATgaacaagtgatgtcacttgtgTATCTGCACTTCACTCTAATCCTTCCCTTATCTCGCTCTttcactcctctctctctctctctgtctctctctctctctctcatctgcGAGTCCCCTGAGCAATATTTACATAATACCATTTGAAGCCGTTCTCAGTCCTTAACTTATTTGTCACCAAATGAAGCGTAATAACTGTTGCCAAAACTCCGACCTTGTTAAGCCAAACGCTATCATTTCCTATTTTCCTCACGGTGATTAAGAGAGACAGAAGACATGTTTTGTCTTCCCACAGTGCCAATGTGTCTTTTATTATTTCAAGAGCAGGTTTAATTTCAGTgatcacagagacagacctaAAACTGTTTCCTTTGTTTACTGGTGCTGTCCCAGATTAGACTAGTGAGGACAACACGAACTagataacaaaaacagcacatggTGTTcaccttaaacacacacacacacacacatgaatcaGGTCCTTTGAGGGTGCATATGTCCATCATGTTGCTGTTTACTGTCTACTTGTGACCTCTGTCCCTTTATGTCTGTGCAGTTTGCTTGTGTTGTCATGATTTTCAAGT from Epinephelus fuscoguttatus linkage group LG3, E.fuscoguttatus.final_Chr_v1 includes:
- the doc2d gene encoding double C2-like domains, delta produces the protein MSVSKPPPPPSTSHLAIPPSSSTSTPSSSASSPMATPHSAGPPPPSPVKISMQEHFAINVCPGPILPIPQISDFFPRFHDYPCTPPPPREKKILKEETFNGETGGGYKDGERRGDNDGDREEAVDSDDDDTYLGTLEFTLLFDQENNCLHCTIHKAKGLKAMDSNGLADPYVKLHLLPGASKANKLRTKTLKNTLNPVWNETLVYHGITAADMTTKTLRLCVCDMDRLGRNEFIGEVRVALKKLKEGENKRYNMGLERIAQNKEANNQTVEQGAVVAEEERGRILVSLCYNTEKGCLLVGIIRCAHLAAMDSNGYSDPFVKIILQPDMGKKSKYKTSVKKKTLNPEFNEEFSYEVTLDQLAKKTLEISVWDYDLGMSNDFIGGVELGINASGQRLRHWFDCLKNKGKKVEYWHTLTQQGAPSSDKPD